One window from the genome of Daphnia pulex isolate KAP4 chromosome 9, ASM2113471v1 encodes:
- the LOC124202682 gene encoding DNA-directed RNA polymerase II subunit rpb1-like isoform X2 translates to MKFLILAALFAVAAADSYRSAEYAPKYEAPAYKSTYEAKYETPQPYDFSWAVNDYYNDYEHSEKSDGNVVTGSYRVVLPDGRTQIVTYRADSYGYVADVKYTGEAKYPEYVENNYKATTYSAPAYKPTAPTYSAPAYKPTAPTYTAPTYTAPVKNGPTYTVTAPTYSAPAPAYTATPVYKAPAVQPQY, encoded by the exons ATGAAA TTCTTGATCCTCGCCGCCCTTTTCGCTGTCGCTGCCGCCGATTCTTACAGGTCAGCCGAATACGCTCCCAAGTATGAAGCTCCGGCATACAAATCTACATATGAAGCAAAATACGAG ACTCCCCAACCTTACGACTTCAGCTGGGCCGTCAATGATTACTACAACGACTACGAACACTCTGAGAAGAGCGACGGCAATGTCGTAACCGGATCATACCGCGTCGTCCTTCCCGACGGCCGCACCCAA ATTGTCACCTACAGGGCTGACAGCTACGGATATGTCGCCGACGTCAAGTACACCGGTGAAGCCAAGTATCCCGAATACGTCGAAAACAACTACAAAGCTACCACCTACTCCGCCCCAGCTTACAAGCCCACCGCTCCCACCTACTCCGCTCCTGCTTACAAGCCCACTGCTCCCACTTACACCGCTCCCACATACACTGCCCCGGTCAAAAATGGTCCCACCTACACCGTCACCGCTCCCACATACTCTGCCCCGGCCCCGGCTTACACCGCCACTCCGGTCTACAAAGCCCCCGCAGTCCAGCCCCAGTATTAA
- the LOC124203106 gene encoding uncharacterized protein LOC124203106, producing MMKSASVVFCWLLVASVGCYVLYLARSPTVVNWYTIDVETMKHLDMLEYIQWTNNATSCKVEQDFGGNVDGKKSVCLDPQVRPEPGNCLVYSFGVNHEWTFDEAMASYGCQVYAFDPMVKQSYNRSDNIHVYNYGLSFKTEISVQNWTVMPLKKLYKMMVPVHGRMPISYLKYDMEDGNLRVVPDIVQTGMLANVRQLALEVHIEPEGKIEDFRDMVEVLQAVEELGMVRFASNGIPSSHDWYEPLEYEGYLDYDIVWYNGDLIQEKN from the exons atGATGAAATCTGCATCCGTGGTGTTTTGTTGGCTGTTAGTGGCGAGTGTCGGTTGCTATGTCCTTTATTTAGCGCGTTCACCTACAGTTGTCAACTGGTACACAATTGACGTCGAAACAATGAAACACCTTGACATGCTTGAGTACATTCAATGGACTAATAACGCCACCAGTTGCAAAGTGGAACAAGATTTCGGTGGTAACGTTGACGGTAAGAAATCTGTCTGCTTAGATCCGCAAGTTCGTCCAGAACCCGGGAATTGCCTCGTCTATTCATTTGGCGTCAATCACGAATGGACGTTTGACGAAGCAATGGCTAGCTACGGATGTCAAGTTTACGCATTCGATCCCATGGTCAAACAAAGTTACAATCGATCAGATAACATTCACGTTTACAACTACGGGCTGAGCttcaaaactgaaatttcgGTGCAAAACTGGACGGTTATGCCTTTAAAGAAACTCTACAAGATGATGGTGCCTGTGCACGGACGGATGCCCATAAGCTACCTCAAATACGACATGGAAGATGGAAATTTGCGGGTTGTGCCAGACATTGTTCAAACAGGCATGCTGGCGAACGTTCGCCAGTTGGCCTTGGAGGTACACATTGAGCCTGAAGGAAAGATCGAAGATTTCCGTGATATGGTGGAAGTCTTACAG GCTGTGGAAGAGCTGGGAATGGTCCGCTTCGCCTCCAACGGTATTCCTTCATCTCATGACTGGTATGAACCTTTAGAGTATGAGGGATACTTGGATTACGACATCGTTTG GTACAACGGTGACctgattcaagaaaaaaattag
- the LOC124202682 gene encoding DNA-directed RNA polymerase II subunit rpb1-like isoform X1: protein MKFLILAALFAVAAADSYRSAEYAPKYEAPAYKSTYEAKYETPQPYDFSWAVNDYYNDYSHSESSDGKVTTGSYRVVLPDGRTQIVTYRADSYGYVADVKYTGEAKYPEYVENNYKATTYSAPAYKPTAPTYSAPAYKPTAPTYTAPTYTAPVKNGPTYTVTAPTYSAPAPAYTATPVYKAPAVQPQY from the exons ATGAAa TTCTTGATCCTCGCCGCCCTTTTCGCTGTCGCTGCCGCCGATTCTTACAGGTCAGCCGAATACGCTCCCAAGTACGAAGCTCCGGCATACAAATCTACATATGAAGCCAAATACGAG ACTCCCCAACCTTACGACTTCAGCTGGGCCGTCAATGATTACTACAACGACTATTCCCATTCCGAGAGCAGCGATGGCAAAGTGACCACCGGATCATACCGTGTCGTCCTTCCCGACGGCCGCACCCAAATTGTCACCTACAGGGCTGACAGCTACGGATATGTCGCCGACGTCAAGTACACCGGTGAAGCCAAGTATCCCGAATACGTCGAAAACAACTACAAAGCTACCACCTACTCCGCCCCAGCTTACAAGCCCACCGCTCCCACCTACTCCGCTCCTGCTTACAAGCCCACTGCTCCCACTTACACCGCTCCCACATACACTGCCCCGGTCAAAAATGGTCCCACCTACACCGTCACCGCTCCCACATACTCTGCCCCGGCCCCGGCTTACACCGCCACTCCGGTCTACAAAGCCCCCGCAGTCCAGCCCCAGTATTAA
- the LOC124203111 gene encoding uncharacterized protein LOC124203111, translating into MKWSNPIKQAHRHNLCLLKKNYFCCRPNENHFVAHPRIRKRPTPPTRSTRFSVYVRVVAVRCGRGTLLQPMSSWCLVKDLSASSSTGCSLVVVLCTKIASLHC; encoded by the exons atgaaatggtctaATCCAATAAAGCAAGCTCACAGGCACAACCTATgtcttctgaagaaaaattatttctgttgcag ACCGAATGAGAACCATTTTGTTGCCCATCCAAGGATAAGGAAAAggccaacaccaccaacacgGTCAACAag gtttagcgtttatgttcgcgtagttgctgtccgatgtgggcgtggcacgttgttgcagcctatgagCAGCTGGTGtctggtgaaagatctttctgcatcaagttCAACTGGTTGTTccttggtggtggtgttgtgtACCAAAATTGCATCATTACATTGTTAA
- the LOC124202682 gene encoding proline-rich protein 3-like isoform X3, with amino-acid sequence MKFLILAALFAVAAADSYRSAEYAPKYEAPAYKSTYEAKYETPQPYDFSWAVNDYYNDYSHSESSDGKVTTGSYRVVLPDGRTQIVTYRADSYGYVADVKYTGEAKYPEYVENNYKATTYSAPAYKPTAPTYSAPAYKPTAPTYTAPTYSAPAPAYTATPVYKAPAVQPQY; translated from the exons ATGAAa TTCTTGATCCTCGCCGCCCTTTTCGCTGTCGCTGCCGCCGATTCTTACAGGTCAGCCGAATACGCTCCCAAGTACGAAGCTCCGGCATACAAATCTACATATGAAGCCAAATACGAG ACTCCCCAACCTTACGACTTCAGCTGGGCCGTCAATGATTACTACAACGACTATTCCCATTCCGAGAGCAGCGATGGCAAAGTGACCACCGGATCATACCGTGTCGTCCTTCCCGACGGCCGCACCCAAATTGTCACCTACAGGGCTGACAGCTACGGATATGTCGCCGACGTCAAGTACACCGGTGAAGCCAAGTATCCCGAATACGTCGAAAACAACTACAAAGCTACCACCTACTCCGCCCCAGCTTACAAGCCCACCGCTCCCACCTACTCCGCTCCTGCTTACAAGCCCACTGCTCCCACTTACACCGCTCCCAC ATACTCTGCCCCGGCCCCGGCTTACACCGCCACTCCGGTCTACAAAGCCCCCGCAGTCCAGCCCCAGTATTAA